The Montipora capricornis isolate CH-2021 chromosome 6, ASM3666992v2, whole genome shotgun sequence genome has a window encoding:
- the LOC138053534 gene encoding uncharacterized protein yields MAEDYSQAGESFDLLEFHLQEADPGTEEDMEYGMRNKRVLQELAKKKNQLPVTRSIIIIIIIRLEFCPTLHISVLPSMSYKAKKGSKRSSFFRPKSTNKTKKSKLEPEKEVTISVGILTSKETVKRGENLPLKILPSATDKDILVASIAKHRAFNKRFDGKAEYRLVYKDGSEVKSIPGTSPLEPFTLNQYKEESGFGYARIIFYLLPTRDIFEELNDILTESLRSSITDIDSDPEEAKEEFPDPFSTAEDSPNEKGAIQGQGDLKEEIANLATNVKEDEIRVTVRRKHLWWVFTRARNEYFCPTNTIKVTFCGEPAIDDGGTEARIFYRWAVSHL; encoded by the exons ATGGCAGAGGACTATAGCCAAGCTGGTGAGTCCTTTGATTTGCTGGAATTCCACCTTCAAGAAGCTGACCCAGGCACTGAGGAAGACATGGAATATGGAATGAGAAACAAGAGGGTTTTACAAGaacttgcaaaaaagaaaaatcaattaCCAGTAACTAGatctatcatcatcatcatcatcatccgcCTTGAGTTTTGTCCGACTTTACATATTTCAGTTCTTCCAAGTAT GTCATACAAAGCTAAAAAGGGGTCCAAGAGAAGCTCGTTTTTTCGACCAAAATcaacaaacaagacaaagaaaagcaaactaGAGCCAGAAAAAGAAGTCACAATTTCTGTCGGGATACTGACAAGTAAAGAGACTGTTAAGAGAGGAGAAAATCTTCCTTTGAAGATTCTACCATCCGCCACAGATAAAGACATACTGGTTGCTAGTATTGCAAAACACAGAGCATTTAACAAGCGTTTTGATGGCAAGGCTGAATACCGTCTAGTTTACAAGGATGGAAGTGAAGTCAAGTCAATTCCAGGGACTTCACCCCTAGAGCCATTTACCCTAAATCAATATAAAGAGGAATCTGGGTTTGGGTATGCAAGGATCATTTTCTATTTACTTCCTACAAGAGATATTTTTGAAGAACTAAATGACATACTGACAGAGTCTCTTAGAAGTTCCATCACCGATATCGACAGCGACCCAGAAG AGGCAAAGGAGGAATTTCCAGATCCTTTCTCAACTGCTGAAGACAGCCCTAATGAAAAAG GTGCAATTCAAGGGCAAGGAGACTTGAAAGAAGAAATTGCTAATCTTGCAACAAACGTAAAGGAGGATGAAATAAGAGTAACTGTCAGAAGGAAACACTTGTGGTGGGTCTTTACCAGAGCTCGGAATGAGTACTTTTGTCCTACCAATACCATCAAAGTTACCTTTTGTGGTGAACCAGCCATCGATGACGGGGGGACCGAAGCAAGAATTTTTTACAGATGGGCAGTCTCTCATCTTTGA